From Arcobacter sp. CECT 8983, the proteins below share one genomic window:
- a CDS encoding efflux RND transporter periplasmic adaptor subunit codes for MIKKLLGITIFSASLFAMGGPSLVETSKVVKSEVNPLQEFVGTIKFDKKSVLAAQNSGVVKSINFEVGDKVKKNKILIQIDADILNAQIQSAKASATSTKKDYERYTKLLDNKSISQKEFDDVKVRYIEAKSTLQELQIQALKKRIKAPYDAVVVERHVDLGEWVNAGSPAVTIVDTSKVEITFDIPLSIVSGLKKNGIYDIAVENNTLKAKLIAAIPAGDKLTRTFPVKFKAEVKDTFIFDGQEAKVSLSKNGKTEALVVPRDAVIKRFGQNVVFIITDKMTAQMMPVQIVGYLGEKIAIDAQGLSEGMDVVSKGNERVFPNSPVKVLNK; via the coding sequence ATGATAAAAAAATTGTTAGGTATAACTATTTTTTCTGCTTCACTTTTTGCAATGGGAGGTCCTTCGTTAGTTGAGACTTCAAAGGTTGTAAAATCAGAAGTTAACCCGTTACAAGAATTTGTTGGAACAATTAAGTTTGATAAAAAATCAGTATTAGCAGCACAGAATTCAGGTGTTGTAAAATCAATTAATTTTGAAGTTGGAGATAAAGTTAAGAAAAATAAAATTTTAATTCAAATAGATGCTGATATTTTGAATGCTCAAATTCAATCAGCAAAAGCATCTGCTACTAGTACTAAAAAAGATTATGAAAGATATACAAAGTTACTTGATAATAAATCTATTTCTCAAAAAGAGTTTGATGATGTAAAAGTAAGATATATAGAAGCTAAAAGTACTTTACAGGAGTTGCAAATTCAAGCACTTAAAAAAAGAATTAAAGCTCCTTATGATGCTGTAGTTGTAGAAAGACATGTTGATTTAGGAGAATGGGTAAATGCAGGAAGTCCTGCTGTAACAATTGTAGATACTTCTAAAGTAGAAATTACTTTTGATATTCCATTATCAATTGTAAGTGGATTAAAGAAAAATGGTATTTATGATATTGCTGTAGAGAACAACACTTTAAAAGCAAAATTAATTGCAGCTATTCCAGCTGGAGATAAGCTTACAAGAACTTTTCCTGTTAAATTTAAAGCAGAGGTAAAAGATACTTTTATCTTTGATGGACAAGAAGCAAAAGTAAGTCTTTCTAAAAATGGTAAAACTGAAGCTTTAGTTGTACCAAGAGATGCAGTAATTAAAAGATTTGGACAGAATGTTGTATTTATAATTACTGATAAAATGACTGCTCAAATGATGCCAGTTCAAATTGTAGGATATCTTGGTGAAAAAATAGCAATTGATGCACAGGGTTTAAGTGAAGGTATGGATGTAGTTAGTAAAGGAAATGAAAGAGTATTCCCTAACTCACCAGTTAAAGTATTAAATAAATAG
- a CDS encoding EAL domain-containing protein produces MNQINYKYTFLTIFFLMIFALLSLLTYSFKVSNKNDINTLSADRIKEKMFIKEKQFLSAINSYKLTLEAISHNSFFKEYINKNEKKEELQQLLIILQKALPEATQIRVLDMQGKEKIRIDKTLYGRLKEKEFFHAVAENRLQDKSKKDYYHMFRNLDSYEIGFSNIDLKTENEKIVTPKQTSLRIATIANNSKGKKSAIIIINIDIMKFFDKFKKNVLYDVMIVDKEGKFILHSDKNYGILSNTFYTFLFKDAFNKKDTSLALKEDEFSSKVFYSKKLDELNNDQDLRLVLGLKYQELAVIKQKDRDLTYLIFILLVLFLLPLIVHFSKIPDNLANKLKTQMVTDNLTNLSNKEGLLIEYKNNKDVGKIVVIIKVDNFLKVANAYGYKVANQLLKSITSFLEEYQYRDKFMELYKLDRDSFAFIYNFENIHILKQDLEKLYKDIENEEYVIKNNFRILVECTVSSSSIEPFTSISRKLQEAEIALETAHHKRSDFYIYNKNDRRAELNKNNIRLSTKVKKAIENDDILVYFQPIYNNRTGLIEKYETLVRLKYEDEIIYPDYFLPILKDIKKYKKVTKIIIQKSFEYFQYLDCEFSINLSVEDISSKEMRSYIYKKIDEYKIGNRLVIEIVESEAIENYDNFLKFIKEVKSLGCKIAIDDFGTGYSNYQYIINLNEYIDYLKIDGTLIRDIHTNRKTQLLVGTLKFLCDSLGIKTIAEYIENEAIFNYVKSMGINYSQGYYIGKPQEEVINKIEVS; encoded by the coding sequence ATGAATCAAATAAATTACAAATATACTTTTTTAACAATATTTTTTCTAATGATCTTTGCATTATTGTCATTATTGACTTATTCTTTTAAAGTTTCAAATAAAAATGATATTAATACTTTGTCTGCTGATAGGATAAAAGAAAAGATGTTTATAAAAGAAAAACAGTTTCTATCTGCAATCAATAGTTATAAGTTGACATTAGAAGCAATTTCTCATAATTCATTTTTTAAAGAGTATATAAATAAAAACGAAAAAAAAGAAGAACTACAACAACTACTTATTATATTACAAAAGGCACTTCCTGAGGCTACGCAAATTAGAGTGTTAGATATGCAGGGTAAAGAAAAAATAAGAATAGATAAAACATTATATGGAAGATTAAAAGAGAAAGAGTTTTTTCATGCAGTTGCAGAAAATAGACTACAAGATAAATCAAAAAAAGACTATTACCATATGTTTAGGAATTTAGATTCTTATGAAATAGGATTTTCAAATATTGATTTAAAAACAGAAAATGAAAAAATTGTAACTCCTAAACAAACTTCATTGAGAATAGCAACTATTGCAAATAATAGTAAAGGTAAAAAAAGTGCTATTATAATTATAAATATAGATATTATGAAGTTTTTTGATAAGTTTAAAAAGAATGTTTTGTATGATGTTATGATTGTGGATAAAGAAGGAAAGTTTATTTTACATTCAGATAAAAATTATGGCATTCTTTCTAATACTTTTTATACATTTCTTTTTAAAGATGCCTTCAATAAAAAAGATACTTCATTGGCATTAAAAGAAGATGAATTCTCATCAAAGGTTTTTTATTCAAAGAAATTAGATGAATTGAATAACGATCAAGATTTAAGACTAGTTTTAGGCTTAAAATATCAAGAGTTAGCAGTTATAAAACAAAAAGATAGAGATTTGACTTATTTAATATTTATTTTATTGGTGCTATTTCTGTTACCTTTGATTGTACATTTTTCAAAGATACCTGATAACTTAGCAAATAAATTAAAAACTCAAATGGTAACTGATAATTTAACAAACTTATCAAATAAAGAAGGTTTACTAATTGAGTATAAAAATAATAAAGATGTAGGAAAAATAGTTGTTATCATAAAAGTTGATAACTTTTTAAAAGTTGCAAATGCCTATGGTTATAAAGTAGCAAACCAATTACTAAAATCAATAACAAGCTTTTTAGAAGAGTACCAGTATAGAGACAAGTTTATGGAACTTTATAAATTAGATAGAGACTCTTTTGCTTTTATATATAATTTTGAAAATATACATATTTTAAAACAAGACTTAGAAAAATTATATAAAGATATTGAAAATGAAGAGTATGTTATCAAAAATAATTTTAGAATTTTAGTTGAGTGTACAGTCTCTTCAAGTAGCATAGAACCTTTTACAAGTATCTCAAGAAAATTACAAGAAGCAGAAATTGCTTTAGAAACTGCACACCATAAAAGAAGTGACTTTTATATTTATAATAAAAATGATAGAAGAGCAGAACTAAATAAAAATAATATAAGATTATCAACTAAGGTAAAGAAAGCTATAGAAAATGATGATATTCTTGTCTATTTTCAACCAATTTATAATAATAGAACAGGGCTCATTGAAAAATATGAAACTTTAGTAAGATTAAAATATGAAGATGAGATTATTTATCCTGATTATTTTTTACCAATTCTAAAAGATATTAAAAAATATAAAAAGGTCACTAAAATAATAATACAAAAGTCATTTGAGTACTTTCAATATTTAGATTGTGAATTTTCTATAAATCTTAGTGTAGAAGATATCTCTTCTAAAGAGATGAGAAGTTATATTTATAAAAAAATAGATGAATATAAAATTGGAAATAGACTTGTTATAGAAATTGTAGAGTCTGAAGCGATTGAAAATTATGATAATTTTCTAAAGTTTATTAAAGAGGTTAAATCTTTAGGTTGCAAGATAGCAATTGATGACTTTGGAACTGGATATTCAAATTATCAATACATTATTAATCTAAATGAATATATCGATTATCTTAAAATAGATGGAACTTTAATTAGAGATATTCATACAAATAGAAAAACACAACTATTAGTTGGGACATTAAAGTTTTTATGTGATAGTTTAGGCATAAAAACAATTGCTGAGTATATAGAAAATGAAGCAATATTTAATTATGTAAAATCAATGGGAATAAATTATTCACAAGGTTATTATATAGGTAAACCACAAGAAGAAGTTATCAATAAGATAGAAGTTAGTTAA
- a CDS encoding SufE family protein, with translation MNTIEKRVQDIKEDLEFFDDELQKYEYIIDLGKKLPQLEEKYKVPENIVHGCTSQVWLIAQKEDNKLYFKGTSDAVIVKGLVYIILNIFSDSTIEELKEVDMDIVYELGLSEVITPNRQSGVIGMIKKIKEYALTL, from the coding sequence ATGAATACTATTGAAAAAAGAGTTCAAGATATAAAAGAAGATTTAGAGTTTTTTGATGATGAATTACAAAAATATGAATATATTATTGATTTAGGGAAAAAACTTCCCCAACTTGAAGAAAAATATAAAGTTCCTGAAAATATAGTACATGGTTGTACTTCTCAAGTATGGCTTATTGCCCAAAAAGAAGACAATAAGCTTTATTTTAAAGGAACTTCAGATGCAGTTATTGTAAAAGGTTTAGTTTATATTATTCTAAATATTTTTTCTGACTCTACAATTGAAGAGTTAAAAGAAGTTGATATGGATATAGTTTATGAACTAGGTCTTAGTGAAGTTATTACTCCAAATAGACAAAGTGGAGTAATTGGCATGATTAAGAAAATTAAAGAGTATGCCCTAACTTTATAA
- a CDS encoding TolC family protein, whose translation MNKKILKLLPLTFLGANLYALDINEAINKALTNNNSYIKQQYIYDEAKANVTKSQAGFLPKLNTSYTYNANKYDIGEGKDNANASAILSYNLFSGLSDYYGLEAAKKNKFASKYSLEAARYDLIYEVKVKYINYLKSLKNIETLENAYKLLQKQYKDSENRFDQGLLAKNDLLQVNAQMLQAKQNLARAKASSKTAWYSLKNILGGNLSKEEKIEDLKRDTAFIFDYKEEEIFSRSEIKALKETIEALLNQRNANAYGTALPSVSLDLAHTKYGQDASLNSDELAFDEQSRATVNVKWNLYNGGADKAQTIILRKKSLQAKEELEELKLNVKLQYENAVEDFNVSKLNYETAKISLEQSKENYKIVNNRFNEGLSTSTDLINANFLLTQAKQSFDDAFYDRFLAKASLDRILEK comes from the coding sequence ATGAATAAAAAAATATTAAAACTTTTGCCTCTAACATTTTTAGGGGCAAATCTATATGCTTTAGATATAAATGAAGCAATAAATAAAGCGTTAACTAATAATAATAGTTATATAAAACAACAATATATTTATGATGAAGCAAAAGCCAATGTAACAAAAAGCCAAGCTGGCTTTTTGCCGAAGTTAAATACTTCATATACATATAATGCAAATAAGTATGATATTGGAGAAGGGAAAGATAATGCTAATGCAAGTGCTATTCTTTCATACAACCTATTTAGCGGCTTAAGTGATTATTATGGGTTAGAAGCTGCAAAGAAAAATAAGTTTGCCTCTAAGTATAGTTTAGAAGCTGCGAGATATGATTTAATATATGAAGTAAAAGTAAAATATATAAATTATTTAAAAAGTCTAAAAAATATTGAGACTTTAGAAAATGCTTATAAATTATTACAAAAGCAATATAAAGATTCAGAAAATAGATTTGATCAAGGTTTATTAGCTAAAAATGACTTACTACAAGTAAATGCACAAATGCTTCAAGCCAAACAAAATCTTGCAAGGGCAAAGGCTAGTTCAAAAACTGCTTGGTATAGTTTAAAGAATATTTTAGGTGGAAACTTATCAAAAGAAGAGAAGATTGAAGATTTAAAAAGAGACACTGCTTTTATTTTTGATTATAAAGAAGAGGAAATATTTTCACGAAGTGAAATAAAAGCTTTAAAAGAAACTATAGAAGCTCTTTTAAACCAAAGAAATGCAAATGCATATGGAACAGCATTACCTTCAGTATCTTTAGATTTAGCTCATACAAAGTATGGTCAAGATGCTTCTTTAAACTCTGATGAATTAGCTTTTGATGAACAATCAAGGGCAACAGTAAATGTAAAGTGGAATTTATATAATGGAGGAGCAGATAAAGCTCAAACAATAATTTTAAGAAAGAAATCTTTACAAGCAAAAGAGGAGTTAGAAGAGTTAAAGTTAAATGTTAAATTACAATATGAAAATGCTGTTGAAGATTTTAATGTCTCTAAGTTAAACTATGAAACAGCTAAGATATCTTTAGAGCAATCAAAAGAGAATTATAAAATTGTAAATAATAGATTTAATGAAGGTTTATCAACAAGTACAGATTTAATAAATGCTAACTTTTTATTAACACAAGCAAAACAAAGTTTTGATGATGCCTTTTATGATAGATTCTTAGCTAAAGCCTCTTTAGATAGAATCTTAGAAAAATAA
- a CDS encoding metal-sulfur cluster assembly factor translates to MSIIESKEKLKEDVIQRLKSVYDPEIPVNIYDLGLIYKIDFEEKNNYVYATVEMTLTSPACPVAESLVEQVKYVTQTVDIIDEAYVHLVFDPPWDPSMISDDGKDIMAASGAHI, encoded by the coding sequence ATGTCAATTATAGAAAGTAAAGAAAAATTAAAAGAAGATGTAATACAAAGACTAAAATCTGTATATGATCCAGAAATACCAGTAAATATTTATGATTTAGGATTAATATACAAAATTGATTTTGAAGAAAAAAACAATTATGTTTATGCAACTGTTGAAATGACTTTAACTTCTCCTGCTTGTCCAGTTGCTGAAAGCTTAGTTGAACAAGTTAAATATGTAACACAAACAGTTGATATTATTGATGAAGCTTATGTGCATTTAGTTTTTGATCCTCCTTGGGATCCTTCAATGATTAGTGATGATGGAAAAGATATTATGGCGGCTTCAGGAGCTCACATCTAA
- a CDS encoding efflux RND transporter permease subunit: MDLIKFSIKNPVTIIVSVLIVVLFGFLSLSKLPYQLTPTVTKPEIKITTAWPGATPYEIEREIIEEQEDTLKSLNNLIEYESSSNDDYGEVTLTFKLGTDLRAALQDVSNKLNEVSSYPDNVEEPVIETATASPVIWMMLQTLENNKRHVDEYKTFFEDEIKPAIRRVEGVSGTMGGGGREQEMQIEFDVNKLASYGLTIPKVINILQNENVDVSAGLQNLERRSYRIRTVHKFKTIKDIEKVVLISNREQRVTVKDIAKVNFGYETPSTVAMFLGKDGIFLGVQPSSDVNVVDLTNDVEKVVNDLNAGVLKDEGLEIKWIYDERPYIVGSVDLVQQNIIIGGILAVIILIMFLRSLSPTAVVSVAIPISIIGTFIILSVMGRSLNTISLAGISFAVGMLVDAAIVVLENIDRHRKSGEEISEAAYKGASEVWGALIASALTTIAVFLPIIFLEDEAGQLFKDIAIAVTAAVSFSLFVSISVIPMLWKKFASISKKEPKDAGKLAQFGHKAVDFIMSIVEVSLKNTKTKVLTILSLAVLSVGIIYTLFPKLDYLPQGNKNLIFNILITPPGLSYQERYDMGAYLMKGVEPHVNKDVGNVPGINRAFYVSFGDFNLFGATSVHEDRARDLIPMFAPLVNSLPSVFGVSLQSGVFEDGIGEGNVVNIDISGERIEDIASVGGQLYGATMQTIKGAQVRPVPSVELLYPEVRLKPNQDALKALGLSSRELGVTVDVLMDGRKIGDFEQEGKKKIDLVLKASDKQIASPEDILASQIALPNSSLVPVSSLATTEFTTGISEIRHLDGKRTITLQVTPPQGMTVEESMQMIDGMLKGMKAKNMIPPSVEVGMSGTADKLTETIGLLLGNFILALVIVYLLMASLFGNFLYPIVIMFTVPLATAGGFIGLALTNTFIAPQTLDILTMLGFIILVGIVVNNAILIVHQSLNYIRTKGMEHKKAVIEATKTRVRPIYMSSMTSVFGMLPLVLIPGPGSEFYRGLGSVITGGLAFSTIFTIFVTPALLMFFIKLEQRVKSKNSKEPVDVSKA, from the coding sequence ATGGATTTAATTAAGTTTTCAATAAAAAACCCCGTTACAATAATAGTTTCAGTACTGATTGTTGTACTTTTTGGTTTTTTATCATTATCAAAACTTCCTTATCAATTGACTCCTACTGTTACTAAGCCAGAGATTAAAATTACAACTGCTTGGCCTGGTGCAACTCCCTATGAGATTGAAAGAGAGATAATTGAAGAACAAGAGGATACTTTAAAAAGTTTAAATAACTTGATTGAGTATGAATCTAGTTCAAATGATGATTATGGTGAAGTTACATTAACTTTTAAATTAGGAACAGATTTAAGAGCTGCATTACAAGATGTATCAAATAAATTAAATGAAGTAAGTTCTTATCCTGACAATGTAGAAGAACCAGTAATTGAAACAGCAACAGCTAGTCCTGTTATTTGGATGATGCTTCAAACTTTAGAAAATAACAAAAGACATGTAGATGAATATAAAACATTTTTTGAAGATGAAATAAAACCAGCAATTAGAAGAGTTGAGGGTGTTTCAGGAACCATGGGTGGTGGTGGAAGAGAACAAGAGATGCAAATTGAGTTTGATGTTAACAAACTTGCTTCTTATGGTTTAACAATTCCAAAAGTTATAAATATTTTACAAAATGAAAATGTAGATGTTTCAGCAGGACTTCAAAACTTAGAAAGACGTTCATATAGAATTAGAACTGTTCATAAATTCAAAACTATAAAAGATATTGAAAAAGTTGTTTTAATATCAAACAGAGAACAAAGAGTTACAGTAAAAGATATTGCTAAGGTAAACTTCGGATATGAAACTCCAAGTACAGTTGCAATGTTCTTAGGTAAAGATGGGATTTTTTTAGGTGTTCAACCTAGTTCTGATGTGAATGTTGTAGATCTTACAAATGATGTAGAAAAAGTTGTAAATGATTTAAATGCAGGTGTTTTAAAGGATGAAGGTTTAGAAATAAAATGGATATATGATGAAAGACCATATATCGTTGGTTCTGTTGATTTAGTTCAACAAAACATTATTATTGGTGGTATTTTAGCAGTTATTATTTTAATAATGTTCTTAAGAAGTTTATCTCCAACAGCTGTAGTTTCAGTTGCTATTCCAATTTCTATTATTGGTACATTTATTATTCTATCAGTAATGGGAAGAAGTTTAAATACAATTTCTTTAGCTGGTATTTCCTTTGCAGTTGGAATGCTCGTTGATGCGGCTATTGTAGTATTAGAAAATATTGATAGACATAGAAAATCAGGAGAAGAGATTAGTGAAGCTGCATATAAAGGTGCTAGTGAAGTTTGGGGAGCATTAATTGCTTCAGCATTAACAACAATTGCTGTTTTCTTACCAATTATTTTCTTAGAAGATGAAGCAGGACAACTATTTAAAGATATTGCAATTGCAGTAACAGCTGCTGTTTCATTTTCACTTTTTGTTTCAATTTCAGTTATTCCAATGCTTTGGAAAAAATTTGCTTCTATTTCAAAAAAAGAACCAAAAGATGCAGGGAAATTAGCTCAATTTGGACATAAAGCGGTAGATTTTATTATGTCTATTGTGGAAGTTTCATTAAAAAATACAAAAACAAAAGTTCTTACAATTTTATCATTAGCTGTTTTATCAGTGGGAATTATTTATACTCTATTTCCTAAACTTGATTATTTACCACAAGGTAATAAGAACTTAATTTTTAATATTTTAATTACTCCTCCTGGATTATCTTATCAAGAAAGATATGATATGGGTGCTTATTTAATGAAAGGTGTAGAACCTCATGTAAATAAGGATGTTGGAAATGTACCAGGAATAAATAGAGCCTTTTATGTATCTTTTGGAGATTTCAATCTTTTTGGAGCAACTTCAGTTCATGAAGATAGAGCAAGGGATTTAATTCCTATGTTTGCTCCTTTAGTTAACTCTTTGCCTTCAGTTTTTGGGGTATCTTTACAATCAGGAGTTTTTGAAGATGGAATTGGTGAAGGTAATGTTGTAAATATTGATATTTCTGGTGAAAGAATTGAAGATATAGCTTCTGTTGGAGGTCAATTATATGGTGCAACTATGCAAACAATTAAAGGTGCTCAAGTAAGACCTGTACCTTCAGTTGAATTACTTTATCCAGAAGTAAGACTTAAACCAAATCAAGATGCATTAAAAGCTTTAGGACTTAGTTCAAGAGAACTTGGGGTAACAGTTGATGTTTTAATGGATGGAAGGAAAATTGGTGATTTTGAGCAAGAAGGTAAAAAGAAAATTGATTTAGTTTTAAAAGCTAGTGATAAACAAATAGCTTCTCCTGAAGATATTTTAGCTTCACAAATTGCTTTACCAAACTCATCTTTAGTTCCAGTTTCTTCACTGGCAACTACAGAGTTTACAACTGGTATTAGTGAAATTAGACACTTAGATGGAAAAAGAACAATTACTCTTCAAGTTACACCTCCTCAAGGTATGACAGTTGAAGAGTCTATGCAAATGATAGATGGTATGCTTAAAGGAATGAAAGCAAAAAATATGATTCCTCCTTCTGTAGAAGTTGGAATGTCTGGAACAGCTGATAAACTTACTGAAACAATAGGTTTACTTTTAGGAAACTTTATTTTAGCTCTTGTAATTGTTTATTTACTTATGGCATCATTGTTTGGAAACTTTTTGTATCCAATAGTTATTATGTTTACAGTTCCCTTAGCAACTGCTGGAGGTTTTATTGGGCTTGCCTTAACAAATACTTTTATTGCTCCACAAACCTTGGATATTTTAACAATGCTTGGGTTTATTATTTTAGTTGGTATTGTTGTAAATAATGCAATTTTAATAGTACATCAAAGTTTAAATTATATTAGAACTAAAGGAATGGAACATAAAAAAGCAGTTATAGAAGCTACTAAAACAAGAGTTAGACCTATTTATATGTCTTCAATGACTTCTGTTTTTGGTATGTTGCCTTTAGTATTGATTCCTGGACCAGGAAGTGAATTTTATAGAGGGTTAGGTTCTGTTATTACAGGTGGATTAGCATTTTCAACTATTTTTACTATCTTTGTAACTCCTGCACTTTTAATGTTTTTTATTAAATTAGAACAAAGAGTTAAAAGTAAAAATAGTAAAGAACCAGTTGATGTAAGTAAAGCATAA
- a CDS encoding MFS transporter yields MKKNELFIIIYTITVLLSVMYATQPIQPLLANEFDVSVVKASSFTAVIMLFLAISPIIYGYILESVKTKTVLTVASITLFMTNLALGFSNSYEIFLTIRTIEAMIVPAILTACMTILANDREKTKVNMSIYVAATVFGGLVGRVFSGFIATEFGWRVVFFSLSLALLFGLLLIRRLSFEGDTKLAKPKLADVANILKDKRFVVIYSLMFVIFFIFGGILNILPFRIKEQVPEITETQIGLLYLGYGVGIVVSLTIHKIIALFKTEVPTVLAGIGIFFLATVGFFSSNALFLFSLVFLFCLGMFIIHTVSTRIANSLKQNQKALTSGMYLSFYYLGGAIGSFAPSFVYANFGWNITMLVFISMLIGVFLFVFSNRDLFKNFN; encoded by the coding sequence ATGAAAAAAAACGAACTTTTTATTATTATATATACAATTACTGTTTTATTATCAGTAATGTACGCAACACAACCTATTCAACCACTATTAGCAAATGAGTTTGATGTATCAGTTGTAAAAGCTTCTTCTTTTACAGCTGTTATCATGCTTTTTTTAGCAATTTCACCTATTATTTATGGATACATTTTAGAATCAGTAAAAACAAAAACTGTTTTGACAGTGGCTTCAATTACACTATTTATGACAAACTTAGCACTTGGTTTTTCAAACTCATATGAAATATTTTTAACTATTAGAACTATTGAGGCTATGATTGTTCCAGCTATTTTAACTGCTTGTATGACTATTTTGGCAAATGATAGAGAAAAAACAAAAGTAAATATGTCTATTTATGTAGCTGCAACGGTTTTTGGTGGACTTGTAGGAAGAGTTTTTTCAGGATTTATCGCTACTGAATTTGGATGGAGAGTAGTTTTCTTCTCACTATCTTTAGCCCTTTTATTTGGTTTACTTTTAATTAGAAGATTATCTTTTGAAGGTGATACAAAATTAGCTAAACCAAAACTAGCTGATGTAGCAAATATTTTAAAAGATAAAAGGTTTGTTGTAATATATTCATTAATGTTCGTTATTTTCTTTATTTTTGGAGGTATATTAAATATTTTACCATTTAGAATTAAAGAACAAGTCCCAGAAATAACTGAAACACAAATTGGTTTACTTTATCTTGGATATGGTGTAGGAATTGTAGTTTCACTTACTATTCACAAGATTATTGCCTTATTCAAAACAGAAGTACCAACTGTTTTAGCAGGAATTGGAATATTCTTCCTTGCAACTGTAGGATTCTTTAGTTCAAATGCCCTATTCTTATTTTCTTTAGTATTTTTATTTTGTTTAGGTATGTTTATTATTCATACTGTTTCAACAAGAATAGCAAACTCTTTAAAACAAAATCAAAAGGCACTTACCTCAGGTATGTATTTAAGTTTTTATTATTTAGGTGGCGCAATAGGTTCTTTTGCCCCATCTTTTGTATATGCAAACTTTGGCTGGAATATCACAATGTTAGTATTTATATCTATGCTAATAGGAGTTTTCTTATTTGTATTTTCAAATAGAGATTTATTTAAAAACTTTAACTAA
- a CDS encoding DUF2798 domain-containing protein has product MINPKYRRLTFAFFMSLFMSFIMSMVITFINLGFIDGFILKWMEAFVKAFVCAFPIVFFVAPMVQKITNKLILEEK; this is encoded by the coding sequence ATGATTAATCCAAAATATAGAAGACTAACTTTTGCTTTTTTTATGTCTTTATTTATGAGTTTTATTATGAGTATGGTAATTACATTCATTAATTTAGGATTTATTGATGGATTTATATTAAAGTGGATGGAAGCATTTGTAAAAGCATTTGTATGTGCTTTCCCAATCGTATTTTTTGTAGCTCCAATGGTACAAAAAATTACAAACAAGTTAATTTTAGAGGAAAAATAA